A single window of Drosophila suzukii chromosome 3, CBGP_Dsuzu_IsoJpt1.0, whole genome shotgun sequence DNA harbors:
- the LOC108016438 gene encoding prolyl 3-hydroxylase sudestada1 isoform X1, producing the protein METTSSSPVKPRRKDKDEDGHAEQEQDSTDQAGEPQRKLLRLAETSPAKEVLLNEAYQQPELTQWLQTAWSEEKSQGKKETQTGAQVFGDPFQICLLPGLLEKGQSQALVAEIIQKVQWSRKQMDLYEFYQSTDLSNMPACRLLTNFLQVLRKQVRPWLEKVTNLKLDYVSASCSMYTCGDYLLVHDDLLKDRQVAFIYYLSPWEGAEEWSESQGGCLEIFGSDDQCFPQFPVQRKIAPKDNQFAFFKVGSRSFHQVGEVTTFDYPRLTINGWFHGETNEAFVADSLRAFPRLNYLQPDSLNKPPLGLFLNNVYLKSATRRSIQKRIEENSEICLYEFFKREKFELARSQLLADSNTLKWRRQGPANAHNYEVLDLTTAKGTILELLQLFRSHAMFDLLRDFTDLDLSGADAQSPKCSVELQRWSHGNYTVLGDGLASEENTLDLVYYLNAAEGAAVITYLSPDAEMPAAKAPADNRRSDYDGEDEDDSVLLTITPVDNALNIVYRCEGTTKFTKYVSRNTPLEKGPVFVISCSYKE; encoded by the exons ATGGAAACCACCAGCTCCAGTCCAGTAAAGCCCCGGCGAAAAGACAAGGACGAAG ATGGCCACgcggagcaggagcaggactCCACGGACCAGGCGGGCGAGCCGCAGAGAAAGCTCCTGCGGCTGGCCGAGACTTCCCCAGCGAAGGAAGTGCTCCTGAACGAAGCCTACCAGCAGCCGGAACTTACCCAGTGGCTGCAAACCGCCTGGTCGGAGGAGAAGAGCCAAGGGAAGAAGGAGACTCAGACAGGAGCTCAGGTTTTCGGCGATCCCTTCCAGATCTGCCTGCTGCCCGGCCTATTGGAAAAGGGCCAGAGCCAGGCGCTGGTCGCCGAGATCATTCAGAAAGTGCAGTGGTCGCGCAAGCAGATGGATCTGTACGAGTTCTACCAGAGCACCGATCTCTCCAACATGCCCGCTTGCCGACTCCTGACCAACTTCCTGCAGGTGCTGCGCAAACAAGTGCGTCCCTGGCTGGAGAAGGTGACCAACCTCAAGCTGGACTATGTGTCCGCCTCCTGCAGCATGTACACCTGCGGCGACTACCTGCTCGTGCACGACGATCTGCTCAAGGACCGCCAAGTGGCCTTCATCTACTACCTATCGCCCTGGGAAGGAGCGGAGGAGTGGTCTGAGTCGCAGGGCGGCTGCCTTGAGATCTTCGGCAGTGACGATCAGTGCTTTCCGCAGTTCCCAGTGCAGCGGAAGATCGCCCCCAAAGACAACCAGTTCGCCTTCTTTAAGGTGGGCTCCCGCTCCTTCCATCAGGTGGGCGAGGTGACCACATTCGACTACCCGCGTCTTACTATCAACGGTTGGTTCCACGGCGAGACCAACGAGGCCTTCGTCGCCGACTCCCTGCGCGCCTTTCCCCGCCTGAATTACCTGCAACCCGACAGCCTGAATAAGCCACCACTCGGCCTGTTTCTCAACAATGTGTACTTGAAGAGCGCCACACGCCGAAGCATCCAAAAACGGATCGAGGAAAACTCTGAGATCTGTTTGTACGAATTCTTTAAGCGAGAAAAATTCGAGTTGGCTCGGTCGCAGCTGCTAGCGGATTCGAACACCCTGAAGTGGCGGAGACAAGGACCAGCAAACGCACACAACTACGAGGTTCTTGATTTGACGACAGCCAAAGGCACCATCCTGGAACTGCTGCAGCTGTTCCGCAGCCACGCCATGTTTGATTTGCTGCGGGATTTTACCGATCTGGATTTGTCGGGCGCCGATGCCCAGAGTCCAAAATGTAGCGTGGAGCTGCAGCGCTGGTCCCACGGCAACTACACAGTGCTGGGCGACGGTCTGGCCAGCGAGGAGAACACTTTAGACCTGGTATACTACCTTAACGCGGCCGAAGGGGCAGCGGTGATAACATATCTCTCGCCGGACGCCGAAATGCCAGCGGCGAAAGCACCGGCGGATAACAGGCGGTCGGACTATGACGGCGAGGATGAGGACGATTCCGTTCTGCTCACCATCACGCCCGTGGACAATGCCCTGAACATAGTGTACCGGTGCGAGGGCACCAC
- the LOC108016438 gene encoding prolyl 3-hydroxylase sudestada1 isoform X2 produces the protein MDLYEFYQSTDLSNMPACRLLTNFLQVLRKQVRPWLEKVTNLKLDYVSASCSMYTCGDYLLVHDDLLKDRQVAFIYYLSPWEGAEEWSESQGGCLEIFGSDDQCFPQFPVQRKIAPKDNQFAFFKVGSRSFHQVGEVTTFDYPRLTINGWFHGETNEAFVADSLRAFPRLNYLQPDSLNKPPLGLFLNNVYLKSATRRSIQKRIEENSEICLYEFFKREKFELARSQLLADSNTLKWRRQGPANAHNYEVLDLTTAKGTILELLQLFRSHAMFDLLRDFTDLDLSGADAQSPKCSVELQRWSHGNYTVLGDGLASEENTLDLVYYLNAAEGAAVITYLSPDAEMPAAKAPADNRRSDYDGEDEDDSVLLTITPVDNALNIVYRCEGTTKFTKYVSRNTPLEKGPVFVISCSYKE, from the coding sequence ATGGATCTGTACGAGTTCTACCAGAGCACCGATCTCTCCAACATGCCCGCTTGCCGACTCCTGACCAACTTCCTGCAGGTGCTGCGCAAACAAGTGCGTCCCTGGCTGGAGAAGGTGACCAACCTCAAGCTGGACTATGTGTCCGCCTCCTGCAGCATGTACACCTGCGGCGACTACCTGCTCGTGCACGACGATCTGCTCAAGGACCGCCAAGTGGCCTTCATCTACTACCTATCGCCCTGGGAAGGAGCGGAGGAGTGGTCTGAGTCGCAGGGCGGCTGCCTTGAGATCTTCGGCAGTGACGATCAGTGCTTTCCGCAGTTCCCAGTGCAGCGGAAGATCGCCCCCAAAGACAACCAGTTCGCCTTCTTTAAGGTGGGCTCCCGCTCCTTCCATCAGGTGGGCGAGGTGACCACATTCGACTACCCGCGTCTTACTATCAACGGTTGGTTCCACGGCGAGACCAACGAGGCCTTCGTCGCCGACTCCCTGCGCGCCTTTCCCCGCCTGAATTACCTGCAACCCGACAGCCTGAATAAGCCACCACTCGGCCTGTTTCTCAACAATGTGTACTTGAAGAGCGCCACACGCCGAAGCATCCAAAAACGGATCGAGGAAAACTCTGAGATCTGTTTGTACGAATTCTTTAAGCGAGAAAAATTCGAGTTGGCTCGGTCGCAGCTGCTAGCGGATTCGAACACCCTGAAGTGGCGGAGACAAGGACCAGCAAACGCACACAACTACGAGGTTCTTGATTTGACGACAGCCAAAGGCACCATCCTGGAACTGCTGCAGCTGTTCCGCAGCCACGCCATGTTTGATTTGCTGCGGGATTTTACCGATCTGGATTTGTCGGGCGCCGATGCCCAGAGTCCAAAATGTAGCGTGGAGCTGCAGCGCTGGTCCCACGGCAACTACACAGTGCTGGGCGACGGTCTGGCCAGCGAGGAGAACACTTTAGACCTGGTATACTACCTTAACGCGGCCGAAGGGGCAGCGGTGATAACATATCTCTCGCCGGACGCCGAAATGCCAGCGGCGAAAGCACCGGCGGATAACAGGCGGTCGGACTATGACGGCGAGGATGAGGACGATTCCGTTCTGCTCACCATCACGCCCGTGGACAATGCCCTGAACATAGTGTACCGGTGCGAGGGCACCAC